The Persephonella hydrogeniphila region TTTAAAAACAGAAAGAATCGCTATTGATGACAGGGGAAATGAAACAAAAGAAGATCTTTATCTTGAAGTGGCACAGCATCTTGGAGAAAAAAGAGTAAGAACAATAGCATACGGACCAACAGATGGTCTTGTAAGGGGACAGGAAGTCGAGAGTATCGGAGGTCCTCTGCAGATACCTGTTGGTAAACCGGTTCTTGGAAGGATATTTAATGTTGTAGGACAGCCTATTGATGATGCTGGTCCTGTAGAAGCTGAAGAGAAATGGCCTATATTCAGACCAGCTCCATCTTTTGAAGAGCAATCAACAAAAGTTGAGATATTTGAAACTGGTATTAAAGTTATAGATCTTCTTGTTCCATTTATCAAAGGTGGAAAAGTAGGATTATTCGGTGGTGCAGGAGTTGGAAAAACTGTTCTTATGCAGGAGCTTATTCACAACATAGCGAAATTTCACTCCGGTTACTCAGTTGTTGTTGGTGTTGGAGAGAGAACAAGGGAAGGGAACGACCTGTGGATGGAGATGAAAGAATCTGGAGTTCTCCCGTATACAGCTATGGTATATGGACAGATGAACGAACCTCCAGGAGTTAGATTTAGGGTTGCACAGACCGGTCTAACAATGGCTGAATATTTTAGGGATGTTGAAAAGCAAGACGTTCTTATATTTATAGATAATATATTCAGATTTGTTCAGGCAGGTGCAGAAGTTTCCACACTCCTCGGAAGACTTCCATCTGCTGTTGGATACCAGCCTACTCTCGGAACAGACGTAGGTGAGGTTCAGGAAAGGATCACATCAACAGTTAACGGATCTATTACATCTATTCAGGCTGTTTATGTTCCTGCTGATGATATCACAGATCCAGCTCCTGCCTCTGTTTTTGCACATCTTGATGCTACTATCGTTCTTCAGAGAAGACTTGCAGAGCTTGGTATATATCCGGCGATTGATCCATTAGAGTCTACATCAAAAGCTCTTGCTCCTGAGTATGTAGGAGAGGAACACTACTATGTTGCAAGGGAAGTTCAGAGAATCCTCCAGAGATATAAAGAACTTCAGGAGATTATCGCTATTCTTGGTATGGAGGAACTTTCAGAGGAAGATAAGGCTCTCGTTTACAGAGCAAGAAAACTCCAGAGGTTCCTTGCACAGAAATTCCACGTTGCAGAACAGTTTACAGGTCAGCCCGGTGATTATGTAAAAAGGGAAGACACTATAAAATCCTTCAAAGAGGTTGTTGAAGGAAAATGGGATCATCTCCCAGAACAGGCCTTCTATATGGTTGCTGATATAGAAGATGCAAAAAGAAAAGCTGAAGAGATGCAGGCTAAACAGGGATAAGATATAATCAGGGGCTTTAGCCCCTTCTTTTTTTCAGATCTATCTCCTATTATTAATTATAGATATCAGTGAAATCGCAGGGTGGGTGTTGAAATACTCTGTTATAGAGCCCCAGCTTAAAAATATATTTCAAAAATTTTACGAAGATGTTCTTTCAGATCAGTTTCTCAGAACATTCTTCGAATCAGAAGAGCAGATAAAAAATCTTATAGAGAAACAGATACAGAATTTTAAAGATACACTTAGAGAAGATGAAAAACAGATAGAGATAAGGTACTACAATCTGGGAGTTCTCCATTACGATCTTAAAATACCTTTTATTAATCTGATGTCAGGTGTTGATTTTATAAAAAATGAGATTTACAGGTATCTTTACGATAAGAAACTTTTAGATGAGTACTTTTTTGATATCAGCTCTCTATTTGAAAAAATAAAAAATAGTCTTGCAAAAGCCTATCTTGATAAAGCCCTTGATGATATAGTTGTAGGATTTAATCCTGAATATACCCGGTATAAATTTTTTGAGTACCATCTACAATGGCTGGAAAAACTAAAAGATGTTGCAAAATCTTTTGATAAGAACAGGATACCTGAACTGAACAGTAAGTACTGTAATTTGGGAAGATGGTTAAACTCAAGAGAGTTTGAGCTTGTATGTGGAGATAGTAAGAAATGTCATCTGATAAATGAACTTCATGAGATAATACACAATACAGGAAAGAGTCTTGTTTATTATATTTTCCACAAAAAGTATGTTGAAGCCTATCTGCTTTTTAAAACGTTAAACGGACTCTCTTTAAAAATAATGAATGAGCTTTACGAGGTATACCTTAACTATCTGAATAACAAAGAAGAAAGATTTCTGTACTATCTTTCAAGAGAGATAGAAAAAATAAAAAACGGATTTCTGATAGTTGTAAATATAAGAAGACTTAAGGCTATTAATGAGATTTATGGAAAGAAAGCTGGAGATTATATATTAGAAACGGTTGAAAAACTTATAAAAGACGGATTTATAAAAGATGATATCCTGATAAAAGGTATATCCGGTGAGTTTTTTATATTCTCCGAAGATGATAAGAAAAATCTGAAAAAAAGATTAAAAGAGCTAAAAAAAAGTATAGAGGGTTATAAAAAATTTCCGATAAATATAAAGGTTGTAATTGGGACGGCGCAGATTCCTGAAGGCCTTAATCTGTCCCCTGAGGAGATAAGGAAAGTTTTAGGTATAGTAAGGGACAAAGCTAAGTCTGGAGATGGTTTTTATTTTGCTGATTCGAAAGAGGTAGAAAAAGAAATAATTCCTCAGATAAATATCCAGTTAAAGGATTTAGAGTTTTTAAACAGGGCTATATCAGAAAAAAAAGTTGAGCTGTTTTTCCAGCCAGTTGTGAACCTGAAGTTAGGAGATACTTATGGTTTTGAAGCTTTAGTCAGAATAAAAAAAGGTAGTGGTTATATATCGGCAGGCTCTTTTATAGATATTGTGCACAGATTAGGGTTAAGTGTAGATCTGGATAAGGTAGTGTTAGAAAAGATAACAGAGTATGCAGATAAAATAGGGAAAATAACAGATGTAGTTTTTGTAAATGTTAATCCAGAATCCTTAAAATCAGAAAGTTTTATAAATATTTTAATAAAAAGTATGAAGGCATTGAAAAGGAAAAATGTAAAGCTTATTGTTGAACTTACAGAACAGTCTTTTCTCAAAAATATAGATATTATCAAATTTCTGCATGATGAGTTCGGTGTATCTTTTGCAGTTGATGATTTTGGGACAGGGTATTCTTCTCTCAAAACAGTTATAGATCTTGCAGATTCAGGTTTGATAGAGATACTGAAAATTGATGGAACACTTATTAAAGGAATGGAGTATTCTGGGAAAAACAGAAAGATAGTCAGACTGATATCTTCTATGTCAAAAAATCTGAAGATGAAAACTGTAGCGGAATTTATAGAAAACAGGGAGCTGATAAACAGTGTAAGGGAGATGGGTATAACACTTGGACAGGGCTATGCCCTCGGGAAACCGCAACCTATTGACAATTTTATTTCTGATTAATGTACTGTACAAATCTGTCAAGTCTCAGCCGTGCTTTTCCTTCAAAATCGTATCCTATAGTAGTTCCCTTTTCTTTAAGTCTCCTGTATCCGGTATAGGCTATCATAGCTGCATTGTCTGTGCATAGATACAGTGGAGGAAAATGGACAGAGAAGTTTTTTCTCTTTCCTTCTTTAAGAAATTTTTCCCTCAATCTTGAGTTCGCAGACACACCGCCGGCTACAACAACATTTTTTATACCAAATTCTTCCACTGCATCTACTGTCTTTCCTACAAGAACATCAACAACAGCTTCCTGAAAAGAGCGTGCTATATCTTCTTTTCTGTAGATTTTTTTCTCTATCTCTCTCATAACGGCACTTTTTAGACCTGAAAAAGAAAAATTAAATCTATTTTTTCCTTTTTCTCCTAATAGAGGTCTGGGGAACTTTATAACTTCTTTTCCTTCCTTTGCAAGTTTGTCTATTATAGGTCCTCCGGGATATCCAAGACCAAGCATCCTTGCAACTTTGTCATAAGCTTCTCCTGCTGCATCATCAAGGGTTCCTCCAAGGTACAAATAATCCTCAAACCCCTTGATAATATAGAGTTCTGTATGTCCTCCTGAAACAACAAGGGCTACAAATGGAAACTCAACTTCTTCAGACAGAAAGATAGCAAATATATGTGCTTCAATATGGTGTACCGGAATTAAAGGCTTTTTCAAACTCCATTTTAAAGCTTTTGCTGCTGATATTCCTATAACAAGAGAAACAATAAGACCTGGAGCTACTGTAACAGCTATCCCATCAATATCTAAAAGGTCAATGCCAGCTTCTTTTAGCGCATTGTCAAGAACAGGAATGATATTTTTTGTGTGCTCTCTTGCTGCAAGATCTGGATAAACTCCTCCCCACTGGGCATGTAATTTTACCTGTGAGGAAACAACATTTGATAAAATTCCTTTCTCAGAGTGAAAAACAGAAACCCCTGTGTCATCACAGGAGGTCTCTATTCCGAGTATTATCATCTTTCGGCTTTTCTTGCAAAATTCAGTATCTTTATTGCATTTATAGCTGTGTCAAGCTGAGGGTCTTTTATCTTTACTTTTTTACCGTGTATTTTTGCCTCTCTTTCTGCTTTCAGTCTTTCCATTTCTTCTTTTTCTGTAACATGGACAACAATATCCGGTGTTATTCCTTTATTCATTATCAACTTTCCGCTTGGTGTGTAGTAATGAGCTGTTGTGAGTTTTATTCCTGAGCCATCAGGGAGGGGGATTAATGTCTGTACAGATGCTTTTCCAAATGTTTTATCTCCTACAGCGATAGCTCTGTTATTATCCTTTAGAGCCCCTGTAAGAATTTCAGAGGCACTTGCAGAACCTTTATTTACTATAACAACAATCGGGATATCTAAAGGAATCACAGGATCATTTTTGGAGAAATACTCCTCATTAGATCTTGGAGTTCTTCCCTTTGTGTAAACTATCATATCACCTTTTTTCAGAAGCATATCTGCGATCATAACAGCAGTAGAAAGCAGACCTCCCGGGTTGTTTCTGAGGTCTATAATAATTCCCTCTTTGTTTTTAAATTTTAGCAGGGCTTTTTTGAAGTCTTCTGTAGAATTTTCCTGAAACTGGGTAAGTCTTATATAACCTATCTTCCCTTTTTCTAACTCTTTTGTTTTTACACTTTTTATCTTTATAATAGCCCTTGTTATCGTCACCTTAAATGGTTTCTCTAATCCTTTTCTCCATATTGTCAGAGTTACTTTTGTTCCCGGTTTTCCCCTCATTTTTTTGACAGCTTCCATGAGGGACATCTTATCTGTAGGTTCTCCATCAATCTCTATTATGATATCTCCGGGTTTCAGTCCTGCCTTCCATGCAGGTGTATCCTCTATAGGGGCAACAATGATTAGTTTATGGTTCTCCATCGTTATCTCTATTCCGAGTCCCCCAAACTCTCCGTGGGTTTCTGTTGTGAACTCTTTAAACTCGTCAGGGGCAAAAAATGTTGAATATGGATCAAGAGAGCTCATCATTCCCCTTAACGAGCCGTATATCAGTTTTTTAGTTTCAACAGGTTCTACATAAAGTTCTTTAACTATCTTTAAAACATCTGTATAGATATTTAAAAGCTCTAAATCC contains the following coding sequences:
- a CDS encoding S41 family peptidase, whose protein sequence is MKSRLSLVAGILLIFIAGLSFGINAKTEDKLKQDLELLNIYTDVLKIVKELYVEPVETKKLIYGSLRGMMSSLDPYSTFFAPDEFKEFTTETHGEFGGLGIEITMENHKLIIVAPIEDTPAWKAGLKPGDIIIEIDGEPTDKMSLMEAVKKMRGKPGTKVTLTIWRKGLEKPFKVTITRAIIKIKSVKTKELEKGKIGYIRLTQFQENSTEDFKKALLKFKNKEGIIIDLRNNPGGLLSTAVMIADMLLKKGDMIVYTKGRTPRSNEEYFSKNDPVIPLDIPIVVIVNKGSASASEILTGALKDNNRAIAVGDKTFGKASVQTLIPLPDGSGIKLTTAHYYTPSGKLIMNKGITPDIVVHVTEKEEMERLKAEREAKIHGKKVKIKDPQLDTAINAIKILNFARKAER
- a CDS encoding EAL domain-containing protein, yielding MKYSVIEPQLKNIFQKFYEDVLSDQFLRTFFESEEQIKNLIEKQIQNFKDTLREDEKQIEIRYYNLGVLHYDLKIPFINLMSGVDFIKNEIYRYLYDKKLLDEYFFDISSLFEKIKNSLAKAYLDKALDDIVVGFNPEYTRYKFFEYHLQWLEKLKDVAKSFDKNRIPELNSKYCNLGRWLNSREFELVCGDSKKCHLINELHEIIHNTGKSLVYYIFHKKYVEAYLLFKTLNGLSLKIMNELYEVYLNYLNNKEERFLYYLSREIEKIKNGFLIVVNIRRLKAINEIYGKKAGDYILETVEKLIKDGFIKDDILIKGISGEFFIFSEDDKKNLKKRLKELKKSIEGYKKFPINIKVVIGTAQIPEGLNLSPEEIRKVLGIVRDKAKSGDGFYFADSKEVEKEIIPQINIQLKDLEFLNRAISEKKVELFFQPVVNLKLGDTYGFEALVRIKKGSGYISAGSFIDIVHRLGLSVDLDKVVLEKITEYADKIGKITDVVFVNVNPESLKSESFINILIKSMKALKRKNVKLIVELTEQSFLKNIDIIKFLHDEFGVSFAVDDFGTGYSSLKTVIDLADSGLIEILKIDGTLIKGMEYSGKNRKIVRLISSMSKNLKMKTVAEFIENRELINSVREMGITLGQGYALGKPQPIDNFISD
- the tsaD gene encoding tRNA (adenosine(37)-N6)-threonylcarbamoyltransferase complex transferase subunit TsaD translates to MIILGIETSCDDTGVSVFHSEKGILSNVVSSQVKLHAQWGGVYPDLAAREHTKNIIPVLDNALKEAGIDLLDIDGIAVTVAPGLIVSLVIGISAAKALKWSLKKPLIPVHHIEAHIFAIFLSEEVEFPFVALVVSGGHTELYIIKGFEDYLYLGGTLDDAAGEAYDKVARMLGLGYPGGPIIDKLAKEGKEVIKFPRPLLGEKGKNRFNFSFSGLKSAVMREIEKKIYRKEDIARSFQEAVVDVLVGKTVDAVEEFGIKNVVVAGGVSANSRLREKFLKEGKRKNFSVHFPPLYLCTDNAAMIAYTGYRRLKEKGTTIGYDFEGKARLRLDRFVQYINQK
- the atpD gene encoding F0F1 ATP synthase subunit beta, producing the protein MADNKGKIVQVVGPVVDVEFETEELPEIRWALKTERIAIDDRGNETKEDLYLEVAQHLGEKRVRTIAYGPTDGLVRGQEVESIGGPLQIPVGKPVLGRIFNVVGQPIDDAGPVEAEEKWPIFRPAPSFEEQSTKVEIFETGIKVIDLLVPFIKGGKVGLFGGAGVGKTVLMQELIHNIAKFHSGYSVVVGVGERTREGNDLWMEMKESGVLPYTAMVYGQMNEPPGVRFRVAQTGLTMAEYFRDVEKQDVLIFIDNIFRFVQAGAEVSTLLGRLPSAVGYQPTLGTDVGEVQERITSTVNGSITSIQAVYVPADDITDPAPASVFAHLDATIVLQRRLAELGIYPAIDPLESTSKALAPEYVGEEHYYVAREVQRILQRYKELQEIIAILGMEELSEEDKALVYRARKLQRFLAQKFHVAEQFTGQPGDYVKREDTIKSFKEVVEGKWDHLPEQAFYMVADIEDAKRKAEEMQAKQG